The sequence below is a genomic window from bacterium 336/3.
ATCTAAAACTTCTGCATACTTTTTAGCTTTATCAAAATCAGCTTGATTGATAGAAGAAGAAAGCATAAACACATAAGTACCATTTTTGCGTATAGGCAAAAATCTTTCTAAAAACTCCCAACCATCCATTTCAGGCATATTAATATCTAAAAAAATAACATCAGGATGATTGTTGCTAGCATTAGAAAGATAATTAAGAGCTTCTTCTGCTCTTAAAAATGATACTACTTGATTATTTTCATGAACCTTTTTAATCACAGATTCACAAACTAAGTTATTGATTTTATCATCATCTATAACTATATAAAAATAACTTTTACTCATTATCATTAAGTGCTGAAGTTGATTTTTTAAAACATCATGAAGACATAAAGTTGAGATATTAATTATGGAAATAAGATTGAAAATTATTTTTTCATAGCTATCTCATACAATTTACTCACTTCTTCCCAATTTACTACATTCCAAAAGGCTTGAATATAATCGGCTCTTTTATTTTGATACTTTAGATAATAAGCATGTTCCCAAATATCCAAACCCAAAATAGGAGTTGCAGAAGTAGTATAAATGTTTTTCATGAGCAAATTATCTTGATTCGGTGTATTTTCCAAGAATAAGCCCTTTTTTTTATTAAAATTTAACCAAGTCCAGCCTGAACCAAATAAAGATTTAGCCTTTTCTGTAAAAATTTCTTTAAACTTTTCAAAGCTTTCAAATTGCTGATTAATACTTTCAGCGAGTTTTCCAGAGGGTTTTCCTTCGGATTGTGGTTTGAGTGTCTTCCAAAAAAGACTATGGTTGTAATGTCCACCTGCATTATTGCGTATTTTAGTATCTTTGGTAGTTAGTTTTACTAAAATATTTTCCAAACTTAATTTCTCAAAAGGTGTCCCTATGATGGCTTCATTGAGATTTTTTACATACGCTGCATGGTGCTTGCCATGATGAATCTGCATGGTTTGAGTGTCAAAATGAGGCTCTAAAGCTGCAAAATCGTAGGGTAGAGGAGGAAGTTCAAAAGCAAGAGATTGATGGGGGTTTGCCCATATAAAATCGGGCTGAATAGCCAATACAGATGCTAAAATAGCACTTTTTTCAATAAAATTACGGCGTTTCATATAAAACAGTTTAGTAGTAATAGACTTCAAAATAACGATTTTTCAAATACTACACTAATAAAAACGGGAAAAATATTCTTAAACACTAAGATTCCAAAATTTTAAAATTTTGGAATCTTGTATGATAAACTTGAATAGTAAAAATTAGATGGATTATTGTACTTGTTTCAAATAAGTTGATAAATATTCCCATTCTGCGATTTTAAGCCATCTATTTGTGATGTCGTCTTCATGACACCATAAATACAGTAATATAGATGGATTTTCTAAACTCTCTCTCTAATCTAGAGCAAGTGGTGTATCTGAACCCCATCCAAAATCTGCAAATAAAATGTATTTTTGATAATCAATATCAACAGGAGGCATTATATCTGTTGGAGAACTTATAATATTATCTTTCCACCTTGGTATAGCAAGTGTTTCCCTTTCAGCCAAAGGTAAGTCATAAAAATCAAGGTCTTTAATTTCTGGAAAAGAATAAATATCTCCAAAAATGGAATAAAAAGGTGCTATTTTATCAGTGAGAAACTTGATAACTGCTTGCCGACAAGTATCTTTGATACTGAAGAGATAAAGAACTTTTTTCTTAACTAAAATATCCATAACACTACGCAATCACTCCAGAGCCAATCAATTCTTCGCCATCATACCAAGCCACAAACTGCCCAGGGGTTACGCTTTGCTGTTTTTCATTGAAAATAACATATAAACCTTCTGCTTCTTGGTGTAGAGTAACTTTACTGAGTGGCTGGCGATAACGAATACGAGCCATATAATCACGTTTTTCACCAATATTCATTTTTAAGTCTTCTCGAATCCAGTGTGTATCAGGGTTTGCCACAAAAAGCCCTTTTCTGTTAAGTCCTGGGTGGTCGTTGCCTTGTCCTACATAAATTACATTTTTTTCTACATCAGTAGCTATTACAAACAAAGGTTTGGGCTTTCCACCTACCTGTAAGCCTTTTCGTTGCCCAATCGTATAAAAATGAGAGCCAATGTGTTCTCCCACTACTTTTCCATACTCTGGTTCATAACGAAAAGGTGCAGTGAGGCTTTCGAGCGTATCTTGCGTATTTTGCTCAGAAAAAACAAAGCTATCAGCATTAATTTCAATAATTTTACCAGTTTTGGGTGATAATTGTTGTTGTAAAAATTCGGGCAAACGAATTTTACCTACAAAACAAAGTCCTTGAGAATCTTTCTTTTCGGCTGTAATCAGGTCTATTTTTTTTGCAATAGCTCTTACTTCAGGCTTGAGCAAGCCACCAATCGGGAAGAGAGCCTTAGAAAGTTGTTCTTGAGTGAGTTGACACAAAAAATAGCTTTGGTCTTTATTGGGGTCTTTGCCTGCAAGCAGACGGTGTACTATTTTTCCATCTTTTTCAATGCTATCTTTTTGGCAATAATGTCCTGTAGCCACATAATCAGCTCCTAATTGCATGGCTGCTTTCAAAAATACATCAAATTTAATTTCTCTATTACAAAGCACATCAGGGTTGGGCGTTCTGCCTGCTTCGTATTCTGCAAACATATAATCTACAATACGTTGTTTGTATTCTTTGCTCAAATCCAGCACACGAAACGGAATATCTAGCTTTTCAGCAACAATGAGGGCATCGTTACTGTCTTCTATCCAAGGACATTCGTTATTGATTACGACCGTTTCGTCATGCCAATTTTTCATGAAAATTCCAATTACTTCATAGCCTTGTTCTTTGAGCAAATAGGCTGAAACACTTGAATCAACACCACCAGAAAGCCCTACAACAACTCTTTTCGACATATTTTTGTATTTTAATTGTAAAATCTAAATGTTAAATTGCTTCCATATTTGAAGCATTATAAACAACCAACAATTTTCTTTTTTTCATAGTTCAAAACTCTACAAACTTGGGAAATAAACGTATTGGGCTTACCCTTTCGGGAGGCGGAGCAAGAGCTTTTGCTCATGTAGGTGTACTGAAAGTTTTAGAAGAACAAAAAATCGAAATCTCTTGTATTTCAGGAACGAGTATGGGAGCAATTATTGGAGCTTTTTGGGCAAATGGTTACAAAGCAGAAGAAATTTTACAGATTTTAAAAAAAGTAAAAATCAGGAGTTTTCTGCAATGGAATTGGAGTAAAGGACTCTTGAGTAATCAAAAAGTTTATCGTTTTTTGAGTCAGTATTTCCCTGAAAATTCTTTTAAAAAACTTCAAATACCTTTGTATGTGAGTTGTACAGATATAAAAGAGGTCAAAACAATATGTTTTTCTGATGGAAAACTCATTGAGCCTTTGGTTGGAAGCATCAGTGTTCCAGGGCTTATGATGCCTTTCAGTTTTAAAAACCACCAACTCACAGATGGGGGGATGCTTGAAAACCTACCATCAGGTATTTTGAAAAATAAATGTGATTACCTCATAGGTGTCCACAGCAATCCTGCCAATAAAAAAATGATCAGAACTCTGAGACAAAGCATAGAAAAAGCATTTCTGATAACAATAGCTAATAATACACAGAACTCTAAAGAAATATGCAATTTACTCATAGAGCCTTCAAAATTATCTAATTATCGTTTTTCGGATTTTAAAAAAGCGACACAACTATATGAAGAAGGCTATCATTATAGTAAGAAATTATTAAATAACTTTGAAATATAAAGTTTTGTTTTGGCATAGAATTTGTTTAGAAAAACCTCATATCTAAAATATCAAAAAATCTATTTCTCTGCTTATGAAAAAACCTTTACGATTTTTATAAAATCTATCAGGGTTTATGATTTCAAATTTTCAGAAAATTATTAGGAATTATTTTGGTTTTTCTCAGAAAGAAACAAATGGTGTTGTTGTACTTTTTGGTGTAATGGGCTTATGTATTGTTGTACCATTGGTGCAAAGCGTCATGCCCATAAAAACTGTTTCTCATGTTCGGGATATAGCCAAACAAGATAGTTTGGTAGCAATTTTAGAGAATGTTAAAACACCTGAAAAAACAACATTTCCAGATATAGAGTTTCAGGCATTTGACCCTAATAAACTTTCTAAAGAAGAATGGTTAGCATTTGGTTTGAATACTAAAATTGCAGGCAGAATTGAAAATTATCTTAGGAAAGGAGGAAAGTTTCGTAAAAAAGAAGATTTAAAACGAATATATGATTTTCCTGAAGATTTATATGAAGCTCTGGAAGAGTACATTGTGATAGAAAATTCTCCACAAAAATCGTATCGAAAATATCATCCCAAAAGAAAGGAATATGCTTCGAGTCAATATAAATTTGACTCTACAAAAAAATACATATCAAAGAAAAAAGAATACACAAAAGTTATTACATTCGACTTGAACCAAGCAGATACTTCAGAGTTTAAAAAACTAAAAGGCATTGGAGAAAAACGAGCAATGACTATTATCAAATACAGAGAACGTTTAGGAGGTTTTACAAGTTTGAATCAGATAGATGAGATTTTTGGTTTGGATAGTATAGCTAAGAATAGCCTTAAAACATATACATTTATTCAATTGGGTTCTTGGAAGAAAATAAATATCAATACTGCAAACGTAGAAGAGCTTAAAGCTCATATTTACATTGGTTATAAATTAGCACCCATTATTGTAAATTATAGGCAACAACATGGAAGGTTTCAGTCTGAAGAGGACTTAAAAAAGATAAAAATATTAGATACTGAAAAAATAGAGAAGTTACGTCCTTATTTGGTATATTAGACATTACTTTGCAAGTGAATACCTAATACCATAATATCATCTATTTGTTCTTCTGTGCGTTGCCAATCTTTAAGCATATTATCAAGGTATTCTTTTTGGGTTTGAGTAGGCAGTTTATGTATTTGTTTAAAAGCTTCGTACATTCGTTTTCTACCTAATTTTTTTCTACTAATATAACTAAACTGATCAGCATAACCATCAGAAAACATATATAACATGGTATTGGGTGTAACTTGTTTTTCTATTTCTGTGAAAGTTTTTATATCATGATTGTATCGTGAATTATCACCACCTACACTAAATTTATCTGTAACAATTTCTTGGAAATCTTCGTTTTCTATCAAAATGATAAAACTTTTTGCTCCTGCAATTTTTAGCGTATTTTGGCTTCTATCCCATACACAAATAGATATATCCATACCATCTTGGGTTTCACCCTCTTTTTGATGGAGAGCTTGAATAATACCTTTATCAAGCATTTCTATAATTTTGGAAGGAGATTGAATACCTCTTTCTTGAATAATATTATCCAATAGAATAACTCCCAACATACTCATCAACGCTCCAGGAACGCCATGTCCTGTACAATCTGCTGTTATCATAAAAATAAGATCTTTTTTCTCGATGATATAATAAAAATCACCACTTACTACATTTCTTGGCTTGTAGAGAATAAAATAATCTTGTAAAAACTTATTGAGTCTTTTAGGGTAGGGTAAAAAAGCTTTTTGTATACGTTCTGCATACAAGATGCTATCCATAATATCTTGATGTTGATTTTCTAACATCTCATTCATCAAGGCTACTTCTTCACTTTTCTTTTTGAGCAAGAGACCTTGACGCTGTATTTTATGGCGATTACCCAATATCAAAGCTACCAAAATTAAACTTAATGCAGTTGTAATAAGAGATGCAAAAATAATAGTTTCTTTCTGCTTAATATTGTTTTCAAATCCTTTTTTCTCATACAATTCCTGCTTGACATTCAAATCAGCAGAAAGAATTTCGAGTTGTTGAGCATTTACTATTCTGGATATGGAATCATTGAGAGTGATAAAAGAATTTTGATATGAGATAGCCTCTTCAAACTTTTTTTCTTTTTGTTTTAAATTACTTAAAGATTGATAAAGATTTTTTTGAGAGTTTAATGATAAAAGAGAATTATATAAATTAATTTGACTCTTTTTTATATATAAAGTTTGTTGAGCAGTATCTAAATGAGCTTGAGCTTCTACCAATTGATCTGTTTCTATAAAATAATTAGCCATTTTGATATGACCAGCTACTACAATTCCCCAATCACGATAAATGTAAGCATATTTTAAATAATCCTTATAAAGAACATAAGCAGAATCTAACTGATTTCTTTTTAATAAAATATCTCCAATATTGCCTTTGGGCAAATTCATCCAAAATAAATCGTTCCTTTTTTGAGCTTGAATAATAGCATCTTGATAATATTTTAAAGCCTCATCATATTTTCCTTTGTTTTTATAAATTAATCCAATATTGTTAAGTAAACGAGAAACGGGTGTTTTGTCTTGATAATTGACTGTTTTAAGTAATTCATTGACTTTTAACCAATAAAAAAGAGCTTTCTCATAATTGCCAGCCTTATAAAAAAGAGAACCCATGAAAGTGTAAACCTCTATTTTGATAGAATTATTACAAGGGTGTTTTTCAAGGATATTGATAGCTTTAAGTAAATATTCGAGTGTTTTTCTATAATTGTTTTGTCTTTCTCCAAAATAAAGCCCTCTTTGGTATTCAATACGAGCCATTAAATCGTAACAATATTCTTGTTCAGCTTTTTCATAGACATCAATGAGTTTTTTTTGAGCAAGAACTGTATCTTGATTGTTTTGAGTAAGTTGGTCAGCAAAACCTAACCAAATATCTAACGACTCACAAGAAAGGTTATATTTTCTTAAATATTTTTCAGCTTTTTCATAATAAATTAAAGCTCTTTTGATGTCTTTATAATCTCGTAGATAATAATATTGACCAATTTTTGCATATAAGTAACCATGAACGTAAGCTAATGGCTTATCGTTTTTTGTTTTTTCTAAAAGATATTCTAATAATTCTTTGTTTTTACTGTTGTTAGAGGCATAACGGTCAAGATGATATTCTAAATCTTGTTTTTGAGGAGTAGTACGAATAACGTTTAATAGCGAATCCGCAGAAGATTTACTCCATGTTTGGGCATAACTTGGCAGAAAAAAAAGGTATAAACAAATAAAAAAATAGAATCGCATAATGTTCTATTAACGCATTTAGACTGCCTAAACTACAATTTTTTAAGCCTAAAAAAAAATATTGTATAAAATTAAAATCAACAACCTTTTAGATGCTTGAAGCACAAAGAGTTGTTGATTTTAGGATGTGTGTGTGAGTTATGCTTATTTGTTAGCTGATTTCGTTAATTCTACCATTGCTTCTAATTCAAGAGCTGTTTCATCTGTAGAACCATTAAAACCAGAAGAATAAAAACGAATATTTCCATTGGCATCAATAATGAATTTTGCTGGAATACCATCTACAGCAAAAGCTTCAGCAGCAACATCATTATCATCAACTAATATATTGAAGCCATATTTTTTCTTTTCATTAAATTTTCTCAATCTTTCTTCTCTATCATTGGGATCTTCAGCAGTTGCAATAAATAAAAATACTACATTTTTATCATTGGCATATTTATCTACCGTTTTCTTCACACCAGGGAATGACTGTACACAAGGTCCACACCAAGTAGCCCAAAAATCTACAACTACCACTTTGCCTTTTAAATCAGAAAGTTTTACAGTTTTACCTTCCAAATTTTTTAAACTAAATTCAGGAGCTTTTGCTGCTTTTGTTTGAACCATTTTAGAAGCTAATTTTTTCTTATATTCTTCTAAAGATTGAGCCTGCATAGGTGTATAAATTCCTAAACAAATTGCCAATACAACGATTGGGATAAATACTTTTTTCATAATGTTATTGTTTTTTTCAAAGATAATACAAAAATAAGACCATTGTTGAAAAGTATAATAAATTATTGGCAATTATGTGGATATTTGTATTTTTACGTAGTTTAATCTTTGTCTTACCACACCTTATGCGAACTCTATACTTAGTTCTGATTGTAATCTACAGCTTCCAAACAGCTTTTGCTCAAGATTTGAAAACGCCTTTTGAGCTTTCTAATGGTTTAGAAACAGCCACTTATGAGCAAGGAATAGCTTTTTATGAAAAACTTGATGCTCAATATGAGGAAATAAAACTTTTTAAATATGGGAATACTGATGTTGGCAAACCTTTGCATTTGGCTGTATTTTCAGCTGAAAAGGATTTTAGCCCTGAATCTTTAAAACTAAAAGGGAAAAGTATTTTTTTAGTGATTAATGCTATTCATGCAGGTGAACCAGATGGAGTGGATGCTTCTATGATGCTTCTTAGAGATATTGTTCAACAAGAAAAATTAAAGAAAATATGCAAAAATACAGTTTTTGTTATCATACCATTTTATAGTGTAGGGGGTGTTTTAAACAGAAATTCATACAGTAGAGCTAATCAGAATGGGCCCAAATCGTATGGATTTAGAGGAAATGGTAAAAATTATGATTTGAATAGAGACTTTATCAAGATGGATTCTGAAAATGCAAAAACTTTTATAGAAATATTTCATACATGGAAGCCTGATATTCAAGTAGATAATCATGTAACTAATGGTGCTGACTATCAATATGTCATGACTAATATTTTGGCAAATCCTGCTTTGTATGCTCCTGAAATGGCTGATTACTTCAAAAAAGAGTTCAGACCTGATTTACTCAATAAAATGAAGAAAAAAAACTTCGAAATGAGTCCGTATGTAGAAATGAAAGGTACAACACCTGATAGTGGATTGGTGCAGAATGTGCGTTCTCCACGTTTTTCACATACTTATGCAACACAATTCAATACTATTGCAATGGTTGCAGAAACACACATGCTCAAGCCTTTCAAACAACGTACGGAAGCAACCTATCAATTGATGCTGAGTCTCTTAGAAATATTAGAAAAAGATGGAGTAAAAATTCAAAAAAACAGAAAAAAATCATTTGAATACTTCCAAAAACAGAAGAGTTATGTAGTAGATTGGAAAATTGATGATAAGAAATTTGAAATGATTGATTTTAAGGGATATATGGCGGAGCGGATTCCTAGCAAAGTGACAGGACAAACAAGATTATTTTATAATAAAACAAAACCTTATACAAAGAAAATACCTTACTATAATGTACATGAACCTAAAAATACTTTAGAAAAACCTAAAATGTATATCATACCCAAAATGTATGGTAATATTGTAAAAATGCTTGAAATGAATGGTGTAGTGGTAACAAGTTTGGATAAAAAAGAAACTTTTAATGGAGCATATTACTTCATCAAAGATTATAAAACAGGCTCAAAACCATTTGAAGGACACTATTTGCATACTGATGTAACTGTAGAAAAACGAAAAGCAGAATATACACTCCAAGAAGGTGATTGGGTTGTGATGACCAATCAGCCCCATATCAATTTTATCATGAATGTGTTGGAGCCACAAGCTCCTGACAGCTATTTCTGTTGGAATCATTTTGATATTATTCTTCAACAAAAGGAGTATTATTCTGATTATGTTTTTGAAGATATTGCAGAAAAACTATTGAGTGAGAATGCAGACCTTAAAAAGAGATTTGAAGAAAAGAAACGACAAGACCCAGAATTTGCTAAAAATGCCAAAGCTCAGCTAGATTTTATTTACTATAATTCCCCTTATTATGAGCCTAACCACTTGAGATATCCAATATTTAGAGTAGAATAAAAAAGAGGAAGCTTGCTTCCTCTTTTTTGTTGTCTTGAATAAAAAACTATTAAGGACTTACAATGTTTAAACTTACGTTTAGATAAACAGGTAAACCGATTTTTGTTTCTAACAAGAATTTATCATTGATAAGACCACCACTTTCAACCCCATTTTTCTCTGAAAGATTGAATTTGTAATTAGCTCTCAAACCTGCTTGTACTGAAATCCACATAAAGTTTTTCAATGAACGCTCATAAACAGCTCTAATTTTTACTTCAGAACGGCGAAGTTGTAGAGCATCATAAGGAGCTAAATCAGAATTTGTGTTTTCTTGATTTTGGATGAAGTAAGAGTTTCCTACGACTTCATAGCCAAATTGTAACAAAGATTTTGCAGAGAAGTTTCTACGGAAATGAACTCTTGCAGGGAATAAAATTTCTGTACCCCAACGATCGTTGAAGGTTCTATTGTAATACCAAACAGGAATTACAAGTGATTCACCACCTCTGTAAGTTCTGGTTACACCCAATCCCCACAT
It includes:
- a CDS encoding thiouridylase; this encodes MSKRVVVGLSGGVDSSVSAYLLKEQGYEVIGIFMKNWHDETVVINNECPWIEDSNDALIVAEKLDIPFRVLDLSKEYKQRIVDYMFAEYEAGRTPNPDVLCNREIKFDVFLKAAMQLGADYVATGHYCQKDSIEKDGKIVHRLLAGKDPNKDQSYFLCQLTQEQLSKALFPIGGLLKPEVRAIAKKIDLITAEKKDSQGLCFVGKIRLPEFLQQQLSPKTGKIIEINADSFVFSEQNTQDTLESLTAPFRYEPEYGKVVGEHIGSHFYTIGQRKGLQVGGKPKPLFVIATDVEKNVIYVGQGNDHPGLNRKGLFVANPDTHWIREDLKMNIGEKRDYMARIRYRQPLSKVTLHQEAEGLYVIFNEKQQSVTPGQFVAWYDGEELIGSGVIA
- a CDS encoding superoxide dismutase, producing the protein MWANPHQSLAFELPPLPYDFAALEPHFDTQTMQIHHGKHHAAYVKNLNEAIIGTPFEKLSLENILVKLTTKDTKIRNNAGGHYNHSLFWKTLKPQSEGKPSGKLAESINQQFESFEKFKEIFTEKAKSLFGSGWTWLNFNKKKGLFLENTPNQDNLLMKNIYTTSATPILGLDIWEHAYYLKYQNKRADYIQAFWNVVNWEEVSKLYEIAMKK